Proteins encoded in a region of the Vicia villosa cultivar HV-30 ecotype Madison, WI linkage group LG5, Vvil1.0, whole genome shotgun sequence genome:
- the LOC131605059 gene encoding protein MAINTENANCE OF MERISTEMS-like has product MLERWRPETHTFHLPTGECTITLEDINMLFGLRIDGKVVVGETEGPDYACVDALGVEPIGDRVKGAVKLRWIHNELFELEEHSQQTEQENILHAKLYILSMIAVLFPDKSHNVLHSSWFKFVKDFDECGKYSWGSVCLSYLYREMCKACRVGCMSLGGCSLILAVWTYYRIPRLAPRSEIAPSYPYATR; this is encoded by the coding sequence ATGCTTGAGAGATGGAGGCCTGAGACACACACATTTCATTTGCCAACTGGTGAATGTACAATCACTTTAGAGGATATAAATATGTTGTTTGGTCTCCGCATAGATGGTAAGGTTGTAGTAGGCGAAACCGAAGGCCCCGATTATGCTTGTGTAGATGCTTTAGGCGTAGAACCTATTGGTGATAGGGTGAAGGGTGCCGTAAAATTGAGATGGATCCACAACGAGTTGTTTGAGTTAGAAGAACATTCTCAACAAACCGAGCAGGAAAATATACTGCATGCAAAATTATATATCTTAAGTATGATTGCAGTTTTATTTCCTGATAAATCTCATAACGTGTTGCATTCTTCTTGGTTCAAATTTGTCAAAGATTTTGATGAATGCGGAAAATATAGTTGGGGATCTGTGTGTTTGTCTTATCTTTATAGGGAGATGTGCAAAGCATGTCGTGTAGGATGCATGAGTCTTGGAGGCTGCTCACTCATTCTCGCTGTGTGGACCTACTATCGCATTCCACGACTTGCTCCAAGGAGTGAAATTGCTCCATCCTATCCATACGCCACTAGGTAA
- the LOC131605060 gene encoding uncharacterized protein LOC131605060, giving the protein MNRNDNRPTGTYGVDLRKRTCDCGKFQAFHLPCSHVIAACESIRQDYTIHIPDVFKIQHVFKVYQQSFQILPHQDNWPQYRGATLCHDENMRRKKRGRPNSTRIRTEMDDVEKEKRMCGICREVGHIRSKCPNVVVPSNRPP; this is encoded by the coding sequence ATGAACCGCAACGATAATCGACCAACTGGTACTTACGGTGTTGATCTGCGAAAAAGAACATGTGATTGCGGAAAATTTCAAGCGTTCCATTTGCCTTGCTCACATGTAATTGCAGCATGTGAAAGTATACGCCAAGACTACACCATTCACATACCCGACGTGTTCAAGATACAACATGTTTTTAAAGTCTACCAACAAAGCTTCCAGATCCTCCCACATCAAGACAATTGGCCGCAATATAGAGGAGCTACTCTTTGTCATGACGAAAATATGCGTAGGAAGAAAAGAGGCCGCCCTAATAGTACTCGGATTCGAACCGAAATGGACGACgtggaaaaggaaaagagaatgtGTGGGATATGCCGTGAAGTAGGCCATATCCGAAGTAAATGTCCAAATGTAGTCGTCCCGTCCAATAGGCCTCCTTAA